Proteins from a genomic interval of Clostridium sp. AN503:
- a CDS encoding ABC transporter permease produces the protein MIKYIVKRLVMLIPVILVTSFLIYWAMSLTGGDPALMLAGDNAKPEQIEQIREELGLNDPFIVRYANYMKGMLTGDMGQSYVTKRDVFKTFMDRLPNTLMLGGAAVLIAVVVSVPLGIYTAIHQNTWKDTAGMIFALFGTSMPNFWLGLMLIIIFSLTLGWLPTGGKTGFSSLILPAVTVGFGLAALITRTTRSSMLDVLRQDYMTTARAKGCPEKRVIFTHGLKNALIPIITAIGLQMSLVITGSVLAETVFSWPGIGRLVYDSISKRDTPMVTGSIIMCSILMCIINLVVDLIYAFFDPRIKAQYSKKG, from the coding sequence ATGATTAAATACATAGTGAAACGTCTGGTGATGCTGATACCGGTTATCCTGGTCACTTCATTTCTGATCTACTGGGCCATGAGCCTGACGGGAGGAGATCCTGCCCTGATGCTGGCAGGGGACAATGCAAAACCGGAGCAGATCGAGCAGATCCGGGAGGAGCTGGGGCTGAACGACCCGTTTATCGTGCGCTATGCCAATTACATGAAGGGGATGCTGACCGGGGATATGGGCCAGTCCTATGTTACCAAGAGGGACGTATTTAAGACCTTTATGGACAGATTGCCCAACACACTGATGTTAGGCGGCGCGGCCGTACTGATCGCTGTAGTGGTGTCGGTTCCACTGGGGATATACACTGCGATTCACCAAAATACCTGGAAGGATACGGCGGGGATGATATTTGCCCTGTTTGGGACCTCCATGCCCAACTTCTGGCTGGGGCTAATGCTGATCATTATATTTTCACTGACGCTTGGGTGGCTGCCTACAGGAGGCAAAACCGGCTTCAGCAGTTTGATCCTGCCTGCGGTTACGGTTGGGTTCGGCCTTGCAGCGCTGATCACCAGAACGACCAGGTCCTCTATGCTGGACGTTTTGCGGCAGGATTACATGACTACGGCAAGGGCAAAGGGATGTCCTGAGAAGCGTGTTATTTTTACCCATGGGCTTAAGAATGCCCTGATCCCTATTATCACTGCGATCGGACTGCAGATGTCGCTTGTGATTACCGGGTCGGTACTGGCGGAGACAGTATTCTCCTGGCCGGGTATCGGAAGGCTGGTGTATGATTCCATTTCCAAGCGGGATACGCCGATGGTAACGGGATCTATCATTATGTGTTCCATTTTGATGTGTATCATCAATCTGGTCGTGGATCTGATCTATGCATTCTTTGATCCACGTATTAAGGCACAATACAGCAAGAAGGGGTGA
- a CDS encoding ABC transporter ATP-binding protein, producing MADELVLNIKDLVVHYETEDADVHAVNGIDIEIGKKRTLGLVGETGAGKTTTALSILNLIPNPPGVIKGGEIYLEGKDVLKMTPAELEKMRGNDVAMIFQDPMTALNPVMTVGDQIGESIEIHQNMSRKEAFEKAKEMLKMVGIAESRAYDYPHQFSGGMKQRVVIAIALACNPLLLIADEPTTALDVTIQAQVLELMKQLIREKEMSMLLITHDLGVVAEVCEDVAVMYAGRIVEKGTADDVFNHMRHPYTEGLFDSLPNLKERGEELVPIRGLMPDPSDLPPGCSFSPRCPYATEACSKAIPGLRPVNGSSTHFVACRAYEDPEFCLRRNRDGE from the coding sequence ATGGCTGACGAGTTGGTATTAAACATAAAAGATCTTGTGGTACACTATGAGACGGAGGACGCCGATGTCCATGCGGTAAATGGCATTGATATCGAGATTGGTAAGAAACGCACCCTCGGCCTGGTAGGAGAGACCGGGGCGGGGAAAACGACCACTGCCCTGTCTATTTTAAATCTGATTCCCAATCCGCCGGGAGTGATAAAGGGCGGAGAGATCTATCTGGAGGGCAAGGATGTTCTGAAAATGACGCCTGCCGAACTGGAAAAGATGCGCGGCAACGATGTGGCGATGATCTTTCAGGATCCGATGACTGCCTTAAACCCGGTTATGACAGTGGGCGACCAGATTGGCGAGAGTATCGAGATCCACCAGAATATGTCCAGGAAAGAAGCGTTTGAGAAGGCAAAGGAGATGCTCAAGATGGTAGGCATCGCAGAGTCCCGCGCCTATGATTATCCGCATCAGTTCTCCGGCGGGATGAAGCAGCGCGTGGTCATCGCTATTGCGCTTGCGTGCAATCCGCTGCTGCTGATCGCAGACGAGCCGACCACTGCTCTGGATGTGACGATCCAGGCACAGGTGCTGGAGCTGATGAAGCAGCTGATCCGTGAGAAAGAGATGTCCATGCTGCTGATCACCCACGACCTGGGCGTGGTGGCAGAGGTCTGTGAGGATGTAGCGGTCATGTATGCAGGCCGTATCGTGGAGAAGGGGACTGCGGATGACGTGTTCAATCATATGCGGCATCCCTACACGGAAGGACTGTTTGATTCGCTGCCGAACCTTAAGGAAAGGGGCGAGGAACTGGTACCCATCCGGGGATTGATGCCGGATCCGTCGGATCTGCCGCCGGGATGTTCCTTCTCCCCAAGATGTCCCTATGCGACGGAAGCCTGCTCAAAAGCCATACCCGGACTGAGGCCTGTGAATGGCAGCAGCACGCATTTTGTGGCATGCAGAGCTTATGAGGACCCGGAATTTTGCTTGAGGAGGAACAGGGATGGAGAATAA
- a CDS encoding ABC transporter permease, with protein MAQMENAKKPVKRRTMLQETWRHLIRNRGAVIGMIFLVLLVAAAVFSPLMFDYAEDVIGQNMQERLLAPGIGHWFGTDEYGRDLFARVIYGSRYSLMIGVGSVMLGLVVGTVLGSCAGFYGGTVDSLIMRGIDIFYSIPNIMTAVVIVSLLGTSTVNLMIALAFSCASSFARIVRASVMTIRDQEYVESSYAMGLPTWKIIVKHILPNCLSPIIVQITLLIGTTIISASSLSFLGIGVPAPAPEWGALLSAGRGHIRDASYMCIIPGLAIMFTVLALNLLGDGLRDALDPKLKK; from the coding sequence ATGGCACAGATGGAAAACGCGAAAAAACCTGTAAAACGGCGCACGATGCTTCAGGAAACCTGGCGGCATCTGATCCGCAACAGAGGCGCTGTTATCGGAATGATCTTCCTGGTACTGTTAGTTGCGGCGGCAGTATTCAGCCCTCTGATGTTTGACTACGCTGAGGATGTGATCGGGCAGAACATGCAGGAAAGGCTGCTGGCGCCTGGTATCGGCCATTGGTTTGGCACGGATGAATACGGACGGGATCTGTTCGCCCGTGTAATTTATGGATCACGCTATTCTTTGATGATCGGAGTCGGATCGGTCATGCTGGGGCTGGTGGTGGGAACGGTACTCGGTTCCTGCGCAGGCTTCTACGGCGGCACTGTGGACTCGCTCATCATGCGTGGAATTGATATTTTCTATTCGATTCCCAATATTATGACGGCAGTTGTCATCGTATCCCTGCTGGGAACCAGTACGGTGAACTTGATGATCGCCCTGGCATTTTCCTGTGCCAGCAGCTTTGCCCGTATTGTCCGGGCGTCGGTTATGACGATCAGGGACCAGGAGTACGTGGAATCTTCCTATGCGATGGGGCTTCCTACCTGGAAGATCATTGTGAAGCATATCCTGCCCAACTGTCTCTCACCGATCATTGTACAGATTACGCTTTTAATCGGAACCACGATTATCTCAGCATCTTCCTTAAGCTTCCTGGGGATCGGCGTTCCGGCGCCTGCACCTGAGTGGGGAGCGCTGCTCTCGGCAGGCCGCGGTCATATCCGGGATGCCAGCTATATGTGCATCATCCCAGGCCTGGCGATCATGTTTACGGTGCTTGCCCTGAATCTGCTGGGAGACGGGCTTCGTGATGCACTGGATCCGAAGCTGAAAAAATAG
- the gatA gene encoding Asp-tRNA(Asn)/Glu-tRNA(Gln) amidotransferase subunit GatA: MSILELTAVKLGRKIKAGEITAVEAAEASLAQMKALEPVLNCYVTIDEERVLKQAGEVQEQIERGILSGPLAGVPVAVKDNLCTEGLRTTCGSRILHNFIPAYTAEAVKNLERAGAVILGKTNMDEFAMGSTTETSAYGATKNPWNVEHVPGGSSGGSCAAVAANECFYALGSDTGGSIRQPGALCGVTGIKPTYGTVSRYGLVAYGSSLDQIGPIARDVTDCAVILEAVSSYDRKDSTSVARQDYDFTSALADDVRGMRIGIPRDYLGDGLDPEVKEAVLMAAKVLEGKGAVVEEFDLSLVEYAIPAYYVIASAEASSNLSRFDGVKYGYRAEEYDGLHSMYKKSRSEGFGAEVKRRIMLGSFVLSSGYYDAYYLKALRTKALIKNAFDRAFETYDVILGPAAPATAPRLGESLSDPLKMYLGDIYTVSVNLAGLPAMTVPCGMDSKGLPVGLQLIGDCFKEKNIIRAGYAYECSRSYEMPELASGAAGGDA, encoded by the coding sequence ATGAGCATACTGGAATTGACTGCCGTCAAGCTGGGCAGAAAAATAAAAGCCGGAGAGATTACAGCCGTGGAGGCGGCAGAGGCGTCTCTGGCGCAGATGAAAGCGTTGGAACCGGTCTTAAACTGTTATGTGACCATAGATGAAGAGCGTGTTCTGAAACAGGCAGGAGAAGTGCAGGAGCAGATTGAGCGCGGTATTCTGAGCGGACCGCTGGCCGGCGTGCCGGTGGCGGTCAAGGATAACCTGTGTACAGAAGGACTGCGGACCACCTGCGGTTCCAGGATCCTGCACAACTTTATCCCGGCCTATACCGCGGAGGCGGTGAAAAATCTGGAACGGGCGGGCGCGGTGATCCTTGGAAAGACCAATATGGATGAATTTGCCATGGGGAGTACCACAGAGACCTCCGCTTATGGGGCAACAAAAAACCCCTGGAATGTGGAGCATGTACCTGGCGGCTCCTCCGGCGGCTCCTGTGCAGCGGTGGCGGCAAACGAGTGTTTTTATGCCCTTGGTTCCGACACAGGTGGTTCCATCCGCCAGCCCGGCGCTCTCTGCGGGGTGACCGGAATAAAGCCCACTTACGGTACGGTGTCCCGCTATGGTCTGGTCGCTTACGGCTCTTCTTTGGACCAGATCGGTCCCATAGCCAGGGATGTGACGGACTGTGCGGTGATTCTGGAAGCTGTTTCTTCCTATGATAGAAAGGACAGTACTTCCGTGGCCCGGCAGGATTATGATTTCACCTCTGCCCTGGCGGATGACGTGAGGGGAATGCGGATCGGCATTCCGAGGGATTATCTTGGAGATGGGCTGGATCCCGAGGTAAAGGAAGCGGTCCTTATGGCGGCAAAGGTACTGGAGGGAAAGGGCGCCGTGGTGGAGGAGTTTGACTTGAGCCTGGTGGAATACGCGATCCCGGCATACTATGTGATCGCATCTGCGGAAGCCAGCTCTAACCTGTCCAGATTTGACGGCGTAAAGTATGGTTACCGGGCAGAGGAATACGATGGACTTCACAGCATGTATAAAAAGAGCCGGTCTGAAGGTTTTGGGGCGGAGGTAAAACGCCGTATCATGCTTGGCTCCTTTGTTCTCAGCAGCGGCTATTATGATGCCTACTATTTAAAAGCGCTGCGGACGAAGGCGCTGATCAAGAATGCATTTGACCGGGCTTTTGAAACCTACGATGTGATCCTGGGACCGGCGGCCCCCGCAACAGCGCCCAGACTTGGGGAGTCTTTGAGCGATCCCTTAAAAATGTATTTGGGAGATATCTATACGGTTTCTGTAAACCTGGCGGGCCTGCCTGCCATGACTGTGCCCTGCGGGATGGACTCAAAAGGCCTGCCTGTCGGGCTGCAGCTGATCGGGGACTGTTTCAAGGAAAAAAATATCATCCGCGCCGGATACGCCTATGAGTGCAGCCGCAGCTATGAGATGCCGGAGCTGGCGTCTGGTGCAGCAGGAGGTGATGCGTGA
- the aspS gene encoding aspartate--tRNA(Asn) ligase — translation MEFLSGVREKETVGVREILDGDYVDRTVKMNGAVHNIRTMGEVAFVILRRAEGLVQCVYEEGKTGFDLKTLKEESAVEVTGTVSLEERAPHGFEIRLRQIRVLSEPAESLPLAVNKWKLNTSLETRLALRPVSLRNVRERARFKVQEGVVRGFREFLSSQGFTEVHTPKIVSRGAEGGANVFKLNYFNKKAELGQSPQFYKQMLVGVFDRVFEVAPVFRAEKHNTTRHLNEYIGLDFEMGYIDSFEDVMAMETGFLKYTVELLRREYKKELDLLGVDLPSIEKIPQVRFDRAKELAAEKYGRAIRNPYDLEPEEELLIGQYFKEEYGSDFVFITHYPAKKRPFYAMDDPEDKRFTLSFDLLYKGLEITTGGQRIHDYHAILEKMEKRGMDPEDIRDYLMIFQYGMPPHGGLGIGLERLTMRLLDEQNVRETSLFPRDVTRLEP, via the coding sequence ATGGAATTTTTATCAGGCGTCAGGGAGAAGGAGACCGTAGGGGTGCGGGAGATCCTGGATGGGGATTATGTGGACAGGACGGTAAAGATGAACGGTGCGGTGCACAATATCCGCACCATGGGCGAGGTTGCCTTTGTCATCCTGCGCAGGGCGGAAGGCCTGGTGCAGTGCGTGTATGAGGAGGGGAAAACCGGTTTTGACCTAAAAACGCTGAAGGAGGAATCCGCTGTGGAGGTAACCGGGACGGTGTCTCTGGAAGAACGGGCGCCTCATGGGTTCGAGATTCGTCTCAGGCAGATCCGGGTGTTGTCGGAACCGGCGGAAAGCCTGCCGTTAGCCGTCAACAAGTGGAAGCTCAATACGTCCTTAGAGACCCGGCTGGCGCTGCGCCCGGTGTCCCTGCGGAATGTGAGGGAACGCGCCAGGTTCAAGGTGCAGGAGGGCGTGGTCCGGGGATTTCGGGAGTTTTTGAGCAGTCAGGGATTTACGGAGGTGCACACCCCGAAGATCGTTTCCCGGGGAGCTGAGGGCGGCGCCAATGTATTTAAGCTGAATTACTTTAACAAAAAGGCTGAGCTGGGACAAAGCCCGCAGTTCTACAAGCAGATGCTGGTCGGCGTATTTGACCGGGTATTTGAGGTGGCTCCTGTGTTCCGGGCCGAGAAGCATAATACGACCCGGCATTTAAACGAGTATATCGGCCTGGATTTTGAGATGGGTTATATCGACAGTTTTGAGGATGTGATGGCGATGGAGACCGGTTTTCTCAAATATACAGTGGAGCTGCTCAGGCGGGAATATAAAAAAGAGCTGGACCTTTTGGGAGTGGACTTACCGTCCATTGAGAAGATCCCGCAGGTGCGGTTTGACCGGGCAAAAGAGCTGGCGGCTGAAAAATATGGCAGAGCGATCCGCAACCCGTATGACTTAGAGCCGGAGGAGGAGCTTTTGATCGGACAGTATTTCAAAGAGGAGTATGGAAGCGATTTTGTGTTCATCACTCATTATCCTGCGAAAAAACGTCCCTTTTACGCCATGGACGACCCGGAAGATAAGCGGTTCACCTTAAGCTTTGACCTGCTGTACAAGGGGCTTGAGATCACGACCGGAGGCCAGCGCATCCATGACTACCATGCGATCCTTGAGAAGATGGAGAAGAGGGGCATGGACCCGGAAGATATAAGGGACTACCTGATGATCTTTCAATATGGCATGCCGCCCCATGGAGGCCTGGGCATCGGCCTGGAGCGTTTGACCATGCGGCTTCTGGATGAACAGAACGTCCGTGAGACATCCCTGTTCCCCAGAGACGTGACCCGTTTGGAACCGTAG
- a CDS encoding MATE family efflux transporter translates to MSEINTKPEQNKMGTMPINRLLISMSLPMIISMLVQAMYNIIDSVFVAQIGENALAAVSMAFPIQSLMIAVSSGTCVGVNALLSRSLGERRPEDARLAAINGIFLAMLGALAFALFGLFGSRMYFASQTSDPEIIEYGVQYLRICTIFSFGIFGEMMFERIIQSTGRTIYSLFSQGIGAVTNIILDPIMIFGLLGFPALGIRGAAIATVIGQIFAMLISLFCNLRWNPDVSINMRGFMPHGHTIKIIYAVGIPSIIMQAITSVMTYGMNLILIGFSATAVTVLGIYFKLQSFIFMPIFGLNNGMIPIIAYNYGARNKKRIMSTAKLSIGIAVGIMLVGLAIFQLFTPQLLLIFNASDHLLEIGVPALRLISLSFLFAGYCIIVSSVFQALGNGVYSLIISVARQLLCILPLAYVFAKFWGLHAVWYSFPMAEIISVVLSSILFKRIYDKKIKVLK, encoded by the coding sequence ATGTCTGAAATCAATACAAAACCAGAGCAGAACAAGATGGGTACTATGCCCATCAACCGGCTGCTCATTTCCATGTCCCTGCCCATGATCATTTCCATGCTGGTGCAGGCGATGTACAACATTATTGACAGCGTTTTCGTTGCCCAGATCGGTGAAAATGCACTGGCCGCCGTTTCCATGGCGTTCCCGATCCAGAGCCTGATGATCGCGGTCTCCTCCGGAACCTGCGTGGGCGTCAATGCCCTTTTGTCCCGGTCCCTGGGCGAACGCCGGCCGGAGGATGCGCGGCTGGCTGCCATCAACGGTATCTTCCTTGCGATGTTAGGCGCTCTTGCATTTGCACTGTTTGGCCTTTTTGGGTCCCGCATGTATTTTGCAAGCCAGACCTCTGACCCGGAGATCATCGAATACGGAGTACAGTACCTTCGGATCTGTACCATTTTCTCCTTCGGTATATTCGGAGAAATGATGTTTGAGCGGATCATACAGTCTACCGGCCGCACCATCTACAGCCTGTTTTCCCAGGGGATCGGGGCTGTCACCAACATCATCCTGGACCCGATCATGATCTTTGGCCTGCTGGGATTCCCGGCGCTGGGAATCCGCGGCGCGGCGATCGCCACGGTGATCGGACAGATCTTTGCGATGCTCATATCCCTGTTCTGCAACTTAAGATGGAACCCGGATGTCAGCATCAACATGCGCGGCTTTATGCCCCATGGTCATACGATCAAAATCATTTATGCTGTAGGGATCCCGTCCATTATCATGCAGGCCATCACCTCCGTGATGACCTACGGCATGAACCTGATCCTGATCGGTTTTTCCGCTACCGCTGTAACCGTGCTTGGTATCTATTTCAAGCTCCAGAGCTTTATCTTCATGCCGATCTTTGGCTTAAACAACGGTATGATCCCGATCATCGCGTACAATTACGGCGCGCGGAACAAGAAGCGCATCATGTCTACAGCGAAGCTGAGTATCGGCATCGCGGTGGGGATCATGCTGGTGGGACTGGCGATCTTCCAGCTGTTCACCCCACAGCTTCTCCTGATCTTCAACGCCTCCGACCACCTGCTGGAGATCGGCGTCCCGGCACTGCGGCTCATCAGCTTAAGCTTTTTATTTGCCGGCTACTGCATCATCGTCAGCTCCGTATTCCAGGCCTTGGGCAATGGCGTCTACAGCCTGATCATCTCCGTGGCAAGGCAGCTTCTGTGCATCCTGCCGCTGGCTTACGTTTTCGCCAAGTTCTGGGGACTGCACGCCGTATGGTACTCCTTCCCGATGGCGGAGATCATCTCTGTGGTGCTCAGCTCGATCCTGTTTAAACGGATCTATGACAAGAAGATCAAAGTGTTGAAATAA
- a CDS encoding glycerophosphodiester phosphodiesterase — translation MKVYAHRGYSGQYPENTMLAFREAEKTGCDGIELDVQLTKDGEIVIIHDEKIDRTTDGCGYVKDYTLEEIRKFNASAIKGGIYGFEPIPTLEEYCQWVKDTDLVTNIEIKSGVYYYEELEEKTLAMVRKYGLEKKIIFSSFNHTSIILLRRLAPDIPCGALVEHEGLGNAGYYCEKYDFQYFHPGWKCMSAEDVKNCKEHNIPLNVWTVNDMGTLEQMYEYGVEGVISNYPGVCKGWLDGKR, via the coding sequence ATGAAAGTTTATGCGCACAGAGGTTACAGCGGTCAATATCCGGAGAATACCATGCTGGCTTTTCGCGAGGCGGAAAAGACCGGATGTGATGGGATTGAGCTGGATGTACAGCTGACAAAGGACGGAGAGATTGTGATCATCCATGATGAGAAGATCGACCGGACCACCGACGGCTGCGGGTATGTGAAGGATTATACCTTAGAAGAGATCAGGAAATTCAACGCCAGCGCCATTAAGGGCGGTATATATGGATTTGAGCCGATCCCGACCCTGGAGGAGTACTGTCAGTGGGTGAAGGACACAGATCTTGTGACCAATATTGAGATCAAGTCCGGTGTTTACTACTATGAGGAGTTGGAGGAGAAGACTCTTGCGATGGTGAGAAAATATGGACTGGAGAAGAAGATCATCTTTTCTTCTTTCAACCACACATCCATCATTCTGCTGCGCAGGCTGGCGCCGGATATTCCGTGCGGGGCGCTGGTGGAGCACGAGGGTCTGGGCAACGCTGGATATTATTGTGAGAAATATGATTTCCAGTATTTTCATCCGGGTTGGAAGTGCATGAGCGCTGAGGATGTTAAAAACTGTAAGGAGCACAATATCCCGCTCAATGTCTGGACTGTCAATGATATGGGTACCCTGGAGCAGATGTATGAGTATGGGGTCGAAGGCGTGATCAGCAATTATCCAGGAGTTTGTAAGGGCTGGCTGGACGGAAAACGGTAG
- the gatC gene encoding Asp-tRNA(Asn)/Glu-tRNA(Gln) amidotransferase subunit GatC — MANTISSDTIDYVAVLAKLELSGEEKEAAKKDMDRMLDYIDKMNELDTTGVEPLSHLFQVDNVFREDVVTGGDDRDRILKNAPEQKDGAFKVPKTVE; from the coding sequence ATGGCAAATACGATCAGCAGCGATACCATTGATTATGTTGCGGTCCTGGCAAAGCTGGAGCTATCCGGCGAGGAAAAGGAAGCTGCAAAAAAGGATATGGACAGAATGCTGGACTATATCGATAAGATGAACGAGCTGGACACAACCGGCGTGGAGCCTCTGTCCCACTTGTTTCAGGTGGACAATGTGTTCCGAGAGGATGTAGTGACAGGCGGGGATGACAGAGACCGGATCCTGAAAAATGCACCGGAGCAGAAGGACGGAGCTTTCAAGGTTCCGAAGACCGTGGAATAG
- a CDS encoding oligopeptide/dipeptide ABC transporter ATP-binding protein, with translation MENKTILEVQNLTKYFSIPAGQLHAVDGVNFKIEAGRTLGIVGESGCGKSTTGRTILKLLEPTGGKIIFDGKDITGYSRKQMRSLRQEMQMVFQDPFSSLDPRQTVMQLISEPIIEHKLLKTKKEIEERTLELMETVGLAERYINVYPHELDGGRRQRIGIARALAVRPKLIVCDEPVSALDVSIQAQILNLLKKLQQDMGLTYIFITHDLSVVKYFSDDIAVMYLGQMVEKAPADILFKNPIHPYTKALLSAIPLPIVGKEKPARQLIKGEITSPVNLPDECRFCNRCNDAQERCRNGNPQLREVEPDHFVACSCI, from the coding sequence ATGGAGAATAAGACGATACTTGAGGTTCAGAACCTGACGAAATATTTTTCGATTCCGGCCGGACAGCTTCATGCAGTGGATGGAGTGAACTTTAAGATTGAGGCGGGAAGGACGCTGGGAATCGTGGGGGAGTCAGGCTGCGGAAAATCCACCACCGGAAGAACCATTTTAAAGCTTTTAGAGCCAACCGGCGGGAAAATTATATTTGATGGGAAAGATATCACAGGCTACAGCAGGAAGCAGATGCGCAGCCTGCGCCAGGAGATGCAGATGGTGTTCCAGGACCCGTTCTCCTCTCTGGACCCGCGCCAGACTGTGATGCAGCTGATCAGCGAGCCGATCATTGAGCACAAGCTGTTAAAGACCAAGAAAGAGATAGAGGAGCGTACACTGGAGCTGATGGAGACCGTTGGCCTTGCGGAGCGCTATATCAATGTATATCCGCATGAACTGGACGGCGGACGCCGCCAGCGTATCGGGATCGCCCGGGCCCTTGCAGTGAGGCCGAAGCTGATCGTATGTGATGAGCCGGTATCTGCTCTGGATGTATCGATCCAGGCGCAGATACTTAACCTGTTAAAAAAATTGCAGCAGGATATGGGGCTGACCTATATTTTCATTACCCATGATCTTTCTGTTGTAAAATATTTTTCCGATGATATTGCGGTGATGTATTTGGGCCAGATGGTGGAGAAAGCTCCGGCGGATATCCTGTTTAAAAATCCAATCCATCCCTATACAAAAGCTCTTTTATCTGCAATTCCGCTGCCGATCGTAGGAAAAGAAAAACCGGCGCGCCAGCTCATCAAGGGAGAGATCACTTCCCCGGTGAACCTGCCGGACGAGTGCCGGTTCTGCAACCGCTGCAACGACGCCCAGGAACGCTGCAGGAACGGGAATCCGCAGCTTCGCGAGGTGGAACCGGATCATTTTGTGGCATGCAGCTGCATATAA
- the gatB gene encoding Asp-tRNA(Asn)/Glu-tRNA(Gln) amidotransferase subunit GatB — protein MNRQYETVIGLEVHVELATKTKIFCGCSTEFGGAPNTHTCPVCTGMPGALPVLNRQVVEYALAVGLATNCSVNQYCKFDRKNYFYPDNPQNYQISQLYLPICHDGWVEIETAAGRKKIGIHEIHMEEDAGKLIHDEWEDCSLVDYNRSGVPLIEIVSEPDMRNADEVIAYLEKLRLTIQYLGASDCKLQEGSMRADVNLSVREVGAPDFGTRTEMKNLNSFKAIARAVEGERARQIELLEDGKKVVQETRRWDDNKESSHAMRSKEDAQDYRYFPDPDLTPIRISDEWIGRIRAAQPEFQTEKVRRYQEEYGLPQYDADILTSSRHLADIFEQTVELCKKPKEVSNWLMTDGMRLLKEHEKDVEDMDFSPVNLAKLVALVDKNIISRTVAKNVFEAVFAEDVDPEAYVEENGLKVVNDEAALKKIIEEILLANPQSAADFKAGKEKAMGFIVGQTMRAMKGKADPAVVNALVRELMGR, from the coding sequence ATGAACAGACAGTATGAAACCGTCATCGGCCTGGAGGTCCATGTGGAGCTGGCGACGAAAACCAAGATATTCTGCGGGTGTTCCACAGAGTTCGGAGGAGCGCCAAATACCCACACCTGCCCGGTGTGCACCGGTATGCCGGGAGCGCTTCCGGTCCTCAACAGGCAGGTAGTGGAATATGCCCTGGCGGTAGGACTTGCCACCAATTGCAGCGTTAACCAGTACTGCAAATTTGACCGGAAAAACTATTTTTACCCGGACAATCCGCAGAACTATCAGATCTCCCAGCTCTATCTGCCCATCTGCCACGACGGCTGGGTGGAGATCGAGACGGCTGCGGGAAGAAAAAAGATCGGAATCCATGAGATCCATATGGAGGAGGATGCGGGGAAACTGATCCATGACGAGTGGGAGGACTGCTCTCTGGTGGATTATAACCGGAGCGGCGTGCCTCTGATCGAGATCGTGTCGGAGCCGGATATGCGAAATGCCGATGAGGTGATCGCATACCTGGAAAAGCTGAGGCTGACCATCCAGTACCTGGGGGCTTCCGACTGCAAGCTCCAGGAAGGCTCCATGCGTGCGGATGTGAACTTATCTGTGAGAGAAGTGGGAGCGCCGGATTTCGGTACCAGGACAGAGATGAAGAACTTAAACTCCTTTAAGGCGATCGCGCGTGCCGTCGAGGGGGAGCGCGCCCGCCAGATCGAGCTTTTGGAGGATGGAAAAAAGGTGGTCCAGGAGACCAGAAGGTGGGACGACAACAAAGAGTCCTCCCATGCCATGCGCTCCAAGGAAGACGCACAGGATTACCGCTACTTCCCGGACCCGGACTTGACGCCCATACGGATCAGTGATGAATGGATCGGGCGGATCAGGGCGGCACAGCCGGAGTTCCAGACAGAGAAGGTGAGACGGTATCAGGAGGAGTACGGCCTGCCCCAGTACGATGCGGATATCCTGACATCCTCCAGGCATCTGGCAGATATATTCGAGCAGACGGTGGAGCTGTGCAAAAAACCTAAAGAGGTTTCCAACTGGCTGATGACCGATGGGATGCGTTTATTAAAGGAGCATGAAAAGGACGTGGAGGACATGGATTTTTCACCGGTGAATCTGGCAAAGCTGGTGGCCCTGGTAGATAAAAATATCATCAGCCGTACTGTGGCAAAGAACGTATTTGAGGCGGTTTTTGCGGAGGATGTGGACCCGGAGGCTTATGTGGAAGAGAATGGGCTGAAGGTTGTCAACGACGAGGCCGCCTTAAAAAAGATCATAGAAGAGATTCTGCTGGCGAATCCGCAGTCCGCCGCAGACTTTAAAGCAGGAAAGGAAAAGGCCATGGGATTTATCGTGGGGCAGACTATGCGCGCCATGAAAGGAAAGGCAGATCCAGCGGTGGTGAATGCGCTGGTCCGGGAGCTGATGGGCCGGTAA